One Vicinamibacterales bacterium DNA window includes the following coding sequences:
- a CDS encoding tyrosine-type recombinase/integrase has protein sequence PACDRLTLPRATWLTFRRTYASWAHEKGVAGKTIAALMGHAKVDTTLNVYAQVLDGAVREAAERVGRGLFTIVHEGETARPVTH, from the coding sequence CCCAGCCTGCGATCGGCTGACGCTGCCGCGCGCGACCTGGCTCACGTTTCGACGAACGTATGCCAGCTGGGCACACGAGAAGGGCGTTGCGGGCAAGACCATCGCGGCGCTCATGGGACACGCCAAGGTCGACACGACCTTGAACGTGTACGCGCAGGTGCTTGACGGCGCCGTGCGCGAGGCGGCCGAACGGGTCGGCCGCGGATTGTTCACGATTGTTCACGAGGGCGAAACGGCCCGTCCCGTAACACACTGA